tcatgtctcataccaacatcacaacaCTGGCCGTAACTTGGCAGGTTTCGAACAATGGAATCGAGCGTTGTTTCACTCCCTtcctattttatatagaacctaaatacgaagttaggTTCGGAGAGCTTTCGGGCTAGTCACGAACACTCAACAGGCTATGGTTACTCAGTACTGTTTAAATGTTTCGAGAGTTGAAAACAACGATCGCGtgggtttttagacaagagaaatagaaatataatgaaaaaggatttcgctgAATCGGGAGGCAGGAGACATTTCGTACAAAGGttagagatattttattcgctgaatacaatattcaGCGAATTGGGAATAcatttttgcttattttataaagaaatcgctgacaaacTATCCTAATTCCCGTGGTTATAACAACCAGATTTGCAATAACCAACGGGATTTGTAATGTAGTAACAGCATCTCCCTTTGATCCTTTAATCCATTATTCTACCAACTTAGTCTCCTCAAACTTCATGACATAATCTATCTTAACAATGCACTGTTTATGTATGACTTCCATTCAGATCATTTGCCATCTGTCTTCAAATcatttttcacaaatattaacaggatacatcaatataatacaagactTGCTAGTAGGAAGACTTATTACCTGCCTAAGATACGCACAAACTATGGCAAATTTAATATTCGCTTTCTTGGTGTAAAAATCTGGAACGATATTCAGGATGATTATAAATCTGAATCTCGCTCCAGTTTCAAGACACTAATGATCAGCTCTCTTTTAGATCGTTACAAAAGCTAACTCTATTATTGTTGTAATTTACAAACTTAAGATTCTCTCCTATATATAAATGATCCCTATAATCGACCTCCCCTTGCTTGTGCGTGTTTTGTTCTTGTGCGTGCATCTATTGTCGtctgtttttcgtttctgttTGTATTGATATTATATTGATGTATCATGTTGTTTACCCATGCAATTTTCCGCTTGACCTAGCCGCTTAAGCTCGATTAGCTATGCTATTTCTTAATGCGGCTGGTGcccaattataaaaattataattatttttctccttttcttaTTTAATAAGTAATATCTGTATAATAGAGGGTGCTAATAAAATATGTTGTATGTTGTATGTTGATGTTGAAAGTGAAATTCATCCACAACGTCTTTGTGGTTGATGCGTTAGCTATACAGGTGTTGATACTCTTTCTCGTGTCAGATCTGGTTTGTAATGCGCAATTTATACCACACAAGAGTCGCTCCTAGCTCCTTCCTACAACGCCACCGACTCCAGCAGTACCTTGCAACAACAGCCCCTACTTTACAGCGGCGTGGCACGAGATAAACACGTGATCAGGATGTGCCCATGTAGAACTGACCAGTAGggtggtcacgtgacatgacACGGGGTAAACAACATGTAGTACTATCAAGTCGCCCTTTGCAAGATGCTTATAACAAACTTATGGTGATCACGTGACATGACACGGGGTAAACAACACGTAGTACTATCAAGTTGCCTTTTGCAAGATGCTTATAACAAACTTATGGTGATCACGTGACATGACATGGGGTAAACAACATGTAGTACTATCAAGTTGCCATTTGCAAGATGCTTATAACAAACTTATggtggtcacgtgacatgacACGGGGTAAACAACATGTAGTACTATCAAGTTGCCCTTTGCAAGATGCTTATAACAAACTTATGGTGATCACGTGACATGACTCTGGGGAAACAACACGTAGTACTATCAAGTTGCCCTTTGCAAGATGCTTATAACAAACTTATggtggtcacgtgacatgacACGGGGTAAACAACATGTGGTACTATCAAGTTGCCCTTTGCAAGATGCTTATAACAAACTTATGGTGATCATGTGACATGACACGGGGTAAACAACATGTAGTACTATCAAGTTGCCCTTTGCAAGATGCTTATAACAAACTTATggtggtcacgtgacatgacACGGGGTAAACAACATGTAGTACTATCAAGCTGCCCTTTGCAAGATGCTTATAACAAACTTATggtggtcacgtgacatgacTCTGGGGAAACAACACGTAGTACTATCAAGTTGCCCTTTGCAAGATGCTTATAACAAACTTATggtggtcacgtgacatgacACGGGGTAAACAACATGTGGTACTATCAAGTTGCCCTTTGCAAGATGCTTATAACAAACTTATggtggtcacgtgacatgacACGGGGTAAACAACATGTAGTACTATCAAGCTGCCCTTTGCAAGATGCTTATAACAAACTTATggtggtcacgtgacatgacATGGGGTAAACAACATGTAGTACTATCAAGTTGCCATTTGCAAGATGCTCATAACAAACTTATggtggtcacgtgacatgacACGGGGTAAACAACATGTAGTACTATCAAGTTGCCCTTTGCAAGATGCTTATAACAAACTTATGGTGATCACGTGACATGACTCTGGGGAAACAACACGTAGTACTATCAAGTTGCCCTTTGCAAGATGCTTATAACAAACTTATGGTGATCACGTGACATGACACGGGGTAAACAACATGTAGTACTATCAAGTTGCCCTTTGCAAGATGCTTATAACAAACTTATggtggtcacgtgacatgacACGGGGTAAACAACACGTAGTACTATCAAGTTGCCCTTTGCAAGATGCTTATAACAAACTTATGGTGATCACGTGACATGACTCTGGGGAAACAACACGTAGTACTACCAAGTTGCCCTTTGCAAGATGCTTATAACAAACTTATGGTGATCACGTGACATGACACGGGGTAAACAACATGTAGTACTATCAAGTTGCCCTTTGCAAGATGCTTATAACAAACTTATggtggtcacgtgacatgacACGGGGTAAACAACACGTAGTACTATCAAGTTGCCCTTTGCAAGATGCTTATAACAAACTTATGGTGATCACGTGACATGACATGGGGTAAACAACATTTAGTACTATCAAGTTGCCCTTTGCAAGATGCTTATAACAAACTTATGGTGATCATGTGACATGACACGGGGTAAACAACATGTAGTAATATCAAGTTGCCCTTTGCAAGATGCTTATAACAAACTTATGGTGATCACGTGACATGACTCTGGGGAAACAACACGTAGTACTATCAAGTTGCCCTTTGCAAGATGCTTATAACAAACTTATggtggtcacgtgacatgacACGGGGTAAACAACATGTGATTACTATGTTCCAGGGAAAGGAGAATATGAATAGGGACTTTGATTTATGCAATCTTTAGGGAATTCATTAATACACGAGAGACACACCACTTCATAGGGTGTTTGGGGGATGCGAGTGGGCTTAATTTTTTCTAACAAAACGCTGAGCATCAGGTCAAAATGCTGTGCATAAAATAAAAGCAGAACTTcagaagaaattaaaaaaaaccacACAGTAAGAAACTACACTGAAAGTTTTGTTTTCGTTCATTGTTAAAAAGTATGACTCGAGCCATTTGTAGTCCATGTACAGGAATAAGTACAGATAGATATATTAGAAAATGTTACTTACTTAGCGGGACattgtcaaaaaaaaaacctttgataaaactttttttaagaaGACTTGAGAATCCAATCATAtacaatataaaataatatatagtaTAAAGATTtaataaaaatggaaaatacaAGAAAAGATAATAAGTgtatagaaatatgttttatatgTCGCTTATGAATTGTCTATGGAACCATAGATCTGCTTTAGCTCCCAGGAGAACTCGGCTTGGTTACAACAGGTAGCCCAAGTCTTGTAAGCGCCATTTTGCTTCGTAGCTTCATTATCTCCCAGTAAATCTCGGTTACTTGAGGGGAAAAAGAGAAGATGGATGCATGAATTAAtttcaaataataaaactgtaGCTTTTTTCTTAATCAATATATTTTCATGAGGGACATCTGTATTCTTTTGCGTTACATCACAACCATTCCAACTACTCTCtatgaaacaaaataaaaagaatgaaGAACACTCACCATCAGCTTTGACTAGTCCTTTTTGTATGTAGCGTACATATGTATAGAAATCACAAACTGCAGCGATCTATACAAGAACATACATGAGTATCAAAGAACAACGCATGCTACCGGGGAAAATCTTGTGGAGTTAACCAATAATAACGCGGGAAGGTACCATGTGATTGACATGAGCTTTAATAATAAACCAGCGTAgcaatgaaaataaatgttttagtGCACTTCTGAACACGACGGAGATCTCATAGTTACCGTATTACACTTAATATCCGCGAcatcaaaatttcgcgataTTTCGCAACACTTTATATACCGCGATGTTGgacaataaaatcaagcaaaacaagtggaacGTGATTTAAAATTATTGGgattattaaaataatcaaaattgaaacaaactgaaacaaaaacatgcgCGGGCTAAGTTTAGTTCAACAAAAATACATAACACAGTTTAAAACAtgtccaactcaaccccttacgGTATGTACATTAGAGGACCATTATTTCACCCCAAGGCTttttgtgtactcactcaATTATCGCGCATCCCAATACCCGCGCCGTTTTATTTTCGTGTCACTTtatcttaaagccgcattgtcaccagtttacttccggtagaTCACGtagcaatctccgatgattgtgtctattggaagtttcttcgagaatgtgatcgataatttagagcggatggcctgttaaatatctcggattctaatagattctttcgtcttttaacggttgaggtctccgtcggacctccggaagtaaactggtgaaaatgcggctttaattaaagtgtaatacgTGTAAATGTACGATTTGTGTGCTAATCAAAACTTCAATTCTCGCAAAGCCCGCTGGGTCTTCAGGCATGGTACTCGGTGGATGAGAAACTTACCCGATCCCTGCTGCTTTTACATATATTAACCCAGTCATTGTTATCTGCGAGTTTGACTCTATGTCGACAGAACCTTGAAGCTCCCGTCAGTGCACATTTTCTATAAGGAACACAGGAAATGAGCAAGCAGTATTGAAGCTAACAACCAATGAGCAAGCAGTATTGAAGCTAACAACCAATGAGAAAGCAGCATTGAAGCAAACTAATGAGCAAGAAGCAAATGAGCTAGCAGCAATGAAGCAAACAACCAATGAGCAAGCAGAATTGAAGTAAACATCCAATGAGCAAGCAGCATTGAAGCAAACATCCAATGAAGAAGCAGCATTGAAGCAAACAACCAATGAGCAAGCAGAATTGAAGTAAACATCCAATGAGCAAGCAGCATTGAAGCAAACAACCAATGAGCAAGCAGCATTGAAGCAAACAACCAATGAGCAAGCAGCATTGAAGCAAACTAATGAGCAAGAAGCAAATGAGCAAGCAGAATTGAAGCAAACAACCAATGAGCAAGCAGCATTGAAGCAAACAACCAATGAGCATTTTTGTTAGaaattattgcattattgAAAGAAATCTAGAAATGGACATCTAAACAAAAAGTTTTATACAACATTTACGAAATCTAATAAAATTGTGTATTTACCTGAATAATGCCTTTGTTCGTATACTCTCCATAGATAATGTGTTGTTCTCTATAGACTGATGAATTGCAATGGCAagctacaaaacaaaaaaatgatatcCCATCAGATTTTACTTCTCAAACGGTTCTAGAGGATGTACCCGATTTGAAATACTCCAGCCAAAATCAAAACTCCAACTGTACAACAGACACTTTCTTAGTACCGAGGGCGTCCTTTATAGACAGGTTTTACTGTACCACAGACACTTGCTTGGTCCTGAGGGCGTCCGTTAAATGGAGGTTCAACTGTAACCACTTACCTCTTTGTTAGTGAAATTCAAACACGGTGCTACGTCTTCCTCGTATATTCGGGAAAGAAAAGGCTTGTCATGTGACACGGAACGTTCATCCATCCATTCTAGGAATTCACGGAAAATAATAACGTCCACCTATCAACAAAAAACATCGATAAATATCAATAAACATAAATCAATAAGCATAATTGGTGGTCTGGTTTCTAAAAGCCTTTATCAAAGTGGATTTCACAGTTAAGCCCCGAGGCATCGGTATGAATACCACATTTAAACCAAGACAATCAATGTTAACGGTTTTTTAGCCAGTAAAGTAGCGTTTACCCGGTGTCTTTATCTTCTTCCCGCCCCCTCCCTTCAAGGAAGGGGCTACGGATCGCTCGAGGCTGGTTTTTCGCGATATAAACGACGGGTAAACGCCTACATAAACAGGTAAACGACTTTAACCTGGAATCAACGTAAACTTCCACATACAACAGTATCCTGGTGTGGTTTTAAATTAATGCAATCGTGCTCtgacaaaatcaaaataaaaaataattacgtAGATCCGACCGCGTGACGTTTGGTTTTGTAAGCCATTAGGTAACCTTTGTGAATAGGATATTTATTGCAGTAGCGAGTAAATTTCGCTTGAATCAAATACAACccatcataaaataaaaacggctTAATTATTTTCTTAAGCACTAAACAGTGCAGGAAAAGCTTTATCTTTTAAAATGATAAGAGTGTGAAATGTTcaaacaaagacaaacatcATTATCTCACACAAGTTCGATAAGCGGACTTatatacttaattatactaaTATTATACTTATATAATAGTATAAATAATAGTACATatacgggtggcctagtgtgtggCCCAGGTTCAAATCTgactcaaactggggattatttccgggttcctgccttgattcgGATTTGTGTCACAAGAGCAGGAAGAgggttgaagttattctctcATGTTTCCAGTCCTTTTGGATAAGGCCACTAAACCGTAGGTCTCGTCTCTCCAAGCTGAACTACACTAACCTGAGCcaaaccactggggacgcaataaaccctctagGAGTGACCACcctcagtgacagtgcttaaaatgcttactaacaatacacacaaGGGGGGATTGATTTGGAGCCTAGCTCTGCTGTGCCTTCCGCACCAATATGACTGGTGGCAGGGGCGAATCTATGGGAGCAGTACGAGGCCCCCCTATTTTCatatatttggcttaaaaataacaagaaatataaggaaatccacgAAAGAACAATGAAGCCCACCCccttacataataataataataataataataataataataataataataactttatttacAGAGGGTGGCACTTAATAGTGTAATACACTAGTAAACTTGTGGCCCTCAAAACTCATACAtacaaataatacaatataaaatatatatatatatatatatataaaatctctatttacaatacaaattataaaaatactaTTCCCACCCAGAccaaaaggagaaaaaaaaaaaaaaaaaaaaaaaagattaaataaagaaaataaaatatgagtTAATTCGAAATattaaaatgatttaaaagTAATTGATCATTAAGATATTTATGACGGAGAGCGTTCTTAAAAGAGCTTATATTAGGCAGTTTCTTTATGCTGGCTTCTAAATTGTTCCATTTATGGATGGCATTTACTGTAAACGTTTTCCCACCTTCGGTTTTTCTAGTATACTTTGGAGTTATAAAATTCAGTCCTGAGAAACGAGTATTTCTATTATGAAGTGTATTGTTCAGCTTAAGAGTTTCAATTAGATATTCGGGCACCATCAGTTGTAGCCTTTTAAAGAGAATAGAACACATTGAGATGTGATTGTCCAGATAGAAAGGCAGCCATTGAAGTCTATTAAACAACGGTACTGAGGGTGCTCTGGGTTCAGCGTTGAGTATTAGACGTGCAGCTCTTTTTTGTAGTTAGAAATCTTGACAAACAATCCTTAGTTGATGCTGTTTGCCAAACAGTCCCAGCATAGCTAAACAAAGGTTTGATCATGGCATTATAGAaatttgttctttgtttgAGGGGTAGACAACCTTTGATCTTATTTAGTACGCCGATTCTTCCTGCAATTTTCTTGTATGTCCTTTCAGCGTGATCCGAAAAGGTCAATTTACTGTCCACATCCAGTCCAAGGAGTCTTACTGATTCCACTGATTCAAGGGTGTTTCCATTAGATGTCGAAATGGATAATTTACTGTGTGGTGCTTTCTCTCCAAGGCGTTTACCAGTCACAAGTAGTGATTTTGACTTCGTCTcatttattggaagtttgttGCAATTGGTCCATACTTCCACATCCCTCATCACTGAATTAAGAGTGTTCTCTAAATTGGAAGTATTATTGACATCGGTTGAAAACGAGATAGTAGTATCATCCGCATAAAGATCTATCTTCACTTTAGGTGAACTAATATGAAAAGGAAGATCGTTgatgaataaaacaaaaagcaaagggCCAAGAATGCTTCCTTGAGGAACTCCATGTTGTATAACAGAAAGATCTGAGTCCACGCCGTCAATAGAAACAAATTGTCGCCTTCCCCGTAGATAGGATTCAAACCATGACGTAGTGTTCTTGTCTAAACCATAGGCTTTCAGCTTTGACATCAAGATAATATGGTCAACCATGTCAAAAGCCTTTCGATAATCAATAAGGAGCATACCACTTACACAGTTCTTATCCAATTGAAAGAGGAGATTATCTACTACTTTAATTAATGCTGTCTCAGTTCCATGATGCCTGCGGAACCCAGATTGACTTGCAtataataatttgttttcgACAAGATAATCATAAAAATGATTGTGAACATGTCTCTCAACAAGCTTAGACAGGATGGGCAAGACGGATATAGGGCGGTAGTTACTTTTGTCCATATGATCACCAGATTTATATAAAGGGGTAACTTTGGCCGTTTTCCATCGTTTTGGAAACTCGGAACTTTCGATAGAGTAGTTCATCAGCTTTGAAATTGAGGGTGCAATAATAGGTGCCGCCAGCTTAAGAATCTTTGCACTGAATTTATCGATACCCATAGCTTTTCTTAAGTTCAAAGTTTGAAGACAATTAATTGTAAAACCAATAGGGATTCGCGGTATCGAGAAAACAGTTTCAGGGTCCTTTCTGGAAAGTACAAAGTGCTCCAGCTTTGAGATGTCAAACGGTACACTTGGTAGTAGATTTCTCAAGCTATCAGCAATGGATGtaaaatgtacattaaaatCATTGGCACTCAGATTACAAGTGGAGCGTTTTTctgttttctcatcagtacCCATAAGCGATTTGATAATTTTCCAGACTCCTTTAGGATtggatttattttcttcaaaacaGCTATTGTAGAATTTATACTTTGCAGATTTAATTGCATTAGACGCTTTATTACGTACTGACCTATAAGAATCCCAGTCATCAGCCAGGGAAGAACGACGAGCTTTCTTTAACAGCGCATCACGTTTTTGAATTAATTGCAATACCTCTTTAGTTATCCAAGGCGTCGGTTTTACACGTGCCACCCTTTTCTCTCTCCAAGGACAATGGTTATCGAGAACACCATTAAACAACTGCTCCCAAGCGCCAAGAATGTCATCTATGGTGTCAAACAAAAAAGCGGTATCCCAAGGGATCGTTTTTAAAGTGCTCAGGAATCGCGACTCGTCAAGGTCTTTCATCCTACGATACGTGATTTTACCGGGAATTGCACGTGGATTTTTCGTTTTGGAGTATAGCCGGACAGCAAACACAGGCAAATGATCTGACAATGCAAAGTCTCTGGTACCGATGGAATGAATTCTCTCGGGACGATTACTAAAAATATGATCAAGGCAAGTTTCACTAATAGGTCTTGTTACCTGGGTAACCAGTTGCTTGAAATTCATGCTTGTGAAAGCACGAACAAGTCGATGTTTTTTGAAATTCGATGATGCCAGATAATTAATATTCAAATCACCAAGAATGATCgtttcaaaatttaaaagatACGCGCTTTCAACGTTATTCTCCAAGGCGATATCATCTTCTTTGCAATATGACGGAGGACGGTATAAACCATTGAATAAAACTGGACGGTTAGATTTGAAGGGATAAATTTCCATCCAAATTGATTCGATATTTGTGTCCTCCAGATCAGTTCTCCTTTTATGCTTTAAATCAGTGTTCACATACATCAAAACTCCTCCCTTTTTCTTACTTCCTTTACGATCACGACGATACATATCAAAGTGAGGTATCGAATAGAGAGAATCAGGGATCGACGGCTTCAGAGCTGATTCATTGATGGATAAAACATCAACTTGCGGTCGACTGTCCTTGTCCAACATTAATAGTTTAAGCTGTTCAAATTTAGGCATTGTGAGACAGTCAACATTCCAGCTTCCAAATCGAATACCATTTTCTCCAAGATTAATATTAAAGTAGTCAGAAATCACTGAGTCAGAGACATCTGACGTGGATGAATCAACGTAGAAATCTGAGTCAGCGATTGAAGACTCAGAGAGAACATCACTATCATCCGTATAGGTAGTTGAAAAAGCCGATGAACTAGAAACATTCATACTGTTTCCAAAAGGACCAGGATTGAGAGATATATCACCACTCAGAATTATGAGTGAGAAAGCACAAATGCCAACTTTTGTCATGTAGATGCTTGCTCTCAGTTTCAAACATGGCGGCATTCTTGGTCCACTAGAAGATCTTTGAAGTCCACAATTGCGAGAAGGGAACACTTTGCAACCCAAATTGAACGCAGAAAACCATGAGCTTTGGTTTAGTAAGGATGTATTTGGTTTATCAAACCATTTTAAGCTAGAAAGCAGGAGTACTAGTAAAATAAAGCGAGAGCTCGCATAAAGATGTCTCTTCGTCATGGTTCAATGATGaccaaaaagcgaaaataccTCCATGCGCTTACCCTACCCTAGTCTGACAACAGGAGGAGGACTCGCCGATGTTGTAACGAGGATCAGAGGGCAGAGTACATGATACCCTTACATGATACCCTTGCTTCGGCCACCCTTTTTTTTAGCCCTTTTTTGAGCTTCTGGATACGCCCCTGGGTGGAAATTCAATAAAAGGAAAGAATTATgacgttttctttttttttttttaaatccttgTAGGTACCTCAGGGTCCTCAGGGCGATGGAAATCTCTTGGTCTCTTGGTAACACATTTGCTACGGCAATAAGGGACCACGGAATCACAGTCGTAAGAACCACATTCGTCACACGGCGATAAGTTCTCATCGCTGTGCCGACGCATTTTATGGTTCTTTTTCGGCGGTTGGATTAGGAGAGACTTTAATGCATTGACTTCTGCTTGTAATATGTCGACCTGGAGATGAAAGTTTAGAGGCAATCAGAGGGGTAACACTGAGCCTTGCAATATCACAATGCATACTTGGAAAACTAAGTGCTTCACCAAATCAGGGGTGGACTAATGATTTATTCATATTTCTAAGATCTGAATAAAGGGGCATGTGCCTAAACAGTGAGCCACACACTaaccaggggcgtagccagggggatgGCCCAGGGGGGCCGGGCCCCCCCTtcaagcagccaaaaatatggtaaatgtatgagacattatctaaaatacaggagaaaatgcctgtAAAAAAATCTTGCCTGGCTACACCGctactaacacactgcacaacacaagctgtacctagggaccacctgcacaatGAGCCACGCAATAACACACTGCACAACActagctgtacctagggaccacctgcacaatGAGCCACGCAATAACACaatgcaccacacaagctgtacctagggaccacctgcacaatGAGCCATGCAATAACACaatgcaccacacaagctgtacctagggaccacctgcacaatGAGCCACGCAATAACACaatgcaccacacaagctgtacctagggaccacctgcacaatGAGCCACGCAATAACACaatgcaccacacaagctgtacctagggaccacctgcacaatGAGCCACGCAATAACACaatgcaccacacaagctgtacctagggaccacctgcacaatGAGCCACGCAATAACACaatgcaccacacaagctgtacctagggaccacctacACAATGAGCCACGCAATAACACaatgcaccacacaagctgtacctagggaccacctgcacaatGAGCCACGCAATAACACaatgcaccacacaagctgtacctagggaccacctacACAATGAGCCACGCAATAACACaatgcaccacacaagctgtacctagggaccacctgcctTGGGCCGTACAGTGCAAAactaaaatttatttattcatttacttgtttg
The DNA window shown above is from Nematostella vectensis chromosome 15, jaNemVect1.1, whole genome shotgun sequence and carries:
- the LOC5509864 gene encoding uncharacterized protein LOC5509864; translated protein: MSSLTMESSFLGTTDSNLNRSTSEPDIANAVLKTRQRTCSNASQIGKQRNSRNRASTSSLRLRNSTPRNDLPEIRLESSGPSLPSPASKVHMTPSREEVKALAYDRLQEELSRAQQELKLKDEECEKLSRIRNELESELEELTASLFQEAHAMVHDAKLKQVAAEKRCQEADNKVDILQAEVNALKSLLIQPPKKNHKMRRHSDENLSPCDECGSYDCDSVVPYCRSKCVTKRPRDFHRPEDPEVDVIIFREFLEWMDERSVSHDKPFLSRIYEEDVAPCLNFTNKELAIAIHQSIENNTLSMESIRTKALFRKCALTGASRFCRHRVKLADNNDWVNICKSSRDRIAAVCDFYTYVRYIQKGLVKADVTEIYWEIMKLRSKMALTRLGLPVVTKPSSPGS